One window from the genome of Populus alba chromosome 15, ASM523922v2, whole genome shotgun sequence encodes:
- the LOC118057469 gene encoding protein MODIFIER OF SNC1 1 isoform X1 produces MTSSTLTGDRRYAPARRGGMTSLGKIAVPKPINLPSQRLENHGLDPNVEIVPKGTHSWGTRSSSSTPNAWGSSTLSPNTDGGSGSPSHLSGRPSSGGSGTRPSTASSDRTHDPIASAWGTNSRPSSASGALTSNQTSFTSLRPCSAETRPGSSQLSRFAEPLSDNSAAWVATGTAEKLGGTSSKSEGFSLTSGDFPTLGSEKENSGKNTESQDHDSYSRPGSSSGGVAPGKESAENSAGDASLNTNAKMEPANSWRRENPMCSEDGLRPSMEKWHPDHQLYPNSNIRPQNYDSWHAPPVNNPPGGVWYRGPPGGPPFAPPIAPGGFPMEPFPYYCPQIPPTALANPQQGPPPGPGPRGPHPTNGDMYRPHMHDAFMRPGMPFRPGFYPGPVPYEGYYASHMGYCNSNDRDIQFMGMAVGPAPYNRFSGQNAPDPGNSHGRPGGYGPPSGHTMVPEQLESGHPQDTRGPCKVLLRQHDGLEGKDKEQKWDDMMATNASYPGKADHQRKSSWENGWSADEKNNKERNTRRIGEEFSSEAKGNQGGVKVKPLEHVGNWKAADDSSVKKLEHAASGFPEVSTAPKDPSLIRKIEGLNAKARASDGRQEVKFASGREEHKNRLQGGNARSNHSANEAGNSYASLERTHVSGISDTASHEDHIFAEDKSHEVTGAIGTASARRSTHGMHGRPDHHGKGRFSTQEAEGWRRRSHVADLPSVLSSSHFESSNVHRQDHNPTEATEKSGSYHQGKDDGESVPPHSDPSDSQVQRAKMKELAIQRVKQREKEEEERARDQKAKALAKLAELNKRTKAAESLSELLPGMPKATHKESVVIHDQLEPLQQEASRADGDHPDNAPETYDNRASKQKRVSYRQRLNGPLEKTCNDKLMTSIIEAPKNVTDVAANAPVSIEGANEMTTSPESTLPINPTATTESSVHHGRRKSKTGKKYKVEEASSMAVVLTATLSKEITAIDISVESSKSKASESVSDPSAQTDSRDGNQSLDQRTSSPNEEVQGRVNNQWKSQYSRRMPRNPQANKSTEKFQSGDAVIWAPVRSHNKIEATDEAIQKTLADAIREPMKSDQQVQNNTRNKRAEMERYIPKSVAKEMAQQGSSPHSAAPLINQITPDETVGRPESRSLGNESSQSSATGMGKVVSILESKNGDGRQNKSGKRYGSWRQRGSSESTMFFTSKTVQKSIEHQVQKPDVSSAKEQLGHSDEWSDSDGWNIPEKSEVPITVPAIKDHGATARGRRQSYRGHKGTGCSHDPDEKRINTGDAEKVHVQTLGSEMHQADSAATSKENRAVGERPASHWQPKSQPISATNHPGSRASGGQNTGSEVARGNKKDSTSQNGVPVLPQPDKDIAAEAQSHPDGSLSARSNLEEDPSTGHLEGKKERKIASHKGHPAEPSPLNMDFQQRVSSGFRKNGNQNSRFGREHDSRGGEWGGSGKDNEHHNRERQRQNSHYEYQPVGPQYNNKANNYESSKDGSHNSVARSRERGQSNTRRGGGNSHGRQPGGARVDANYD; encoded by the exons ATGACATCAAGTACGTTGACCGGAGATCGCAG ATATGCTCCTGCAAGAAGAGGTGGCATGACAAGTTTGGGGAAAATCGCTGTTCCCAAACCAATAAACCTACCCAGCCAAAG GTTAGAAAATCATGGTCTGGACCCGAATGTTGAAATTGTGCCCAA GGGTACCCATAGCTGGGGCACTAGATCATCTTCTTCCACTCCTAATGCCTGGGGTTCTTCAACGCTGTCTCCAAATACTGATGGTGGTAGTGGTTCACCAAGCCATCTGAGTGGTCGCCCCTCATCTGGTGGAAGTGGCACTCGACCATCAACTGCAAGCAGTGATAGAACCCACGATCCCATTGCTAGTGCATGGGGTACAAATTCTAGGCCATCTTCAGCATCAGGAGCTTTGACATCGAATCAAACATCATTTACATCATTGCGTCCTTGCAGTGCAGAAACAAGACCTGGCAGCTCGCAGTTATCCCGTTTCGCTGAGCCCTTATCTGATAATTCAGCGGCTTGGGTTGCAACTGGAACAGCAGAAAAGTTG GGAGGGACATCCTCTAAGAGCGAGGGGTTTTCTTTGACTTCTGGAGATTTTCCAACACTTGGTTCAGAGAAAGAAAACTCTGGAAAAAACACGGAGTCCCAAG ATCATGATTCTTACAGTCGTCCTGGTTCATCATCGGGTGGAGTAGCTCCAGGGAAAGAGAGTGCTGAAAATTCTGCAG GTGATGCTTCTTTAAACACAAATGCAAAGATGGAACCTGCAAATTCTTGGAGAAGAGAGAATCCCATGTGCAGTGAAGATGGGTTGAGGCCTAGCATGGAGAAGTGGCACCCTGATCACCAATTGTATCCTAATTCTAATATTCGCCCACAGAATTATGATTCTTGGCATGCCCCCCCTGTAAATAACCCTCCAGGTGGTGTTTGGTACAGAGGACCTCCAGGTGGTCCACCTTTTGCGCCGCCAATAGCACCTGGTGGCTTTCCCATGGAGCCATTTCCTTATTACTGTCCACAGATTCCACCTACTGCTCTTGCCAACCCACAACAAGGTCCTCCACCAGGACCTGGACCAAGAGGACCCCATCCAACAAATGGAGATATGTACAGACCCCACATGCATGATGCTTTTATGCGTCCAGGCATGCCATTTCGTCCAGGCTTTTATCCTGGACCAGTTCCTTACGAGGGCTATTACGCTTCTCACATGGGCTACTGCAACTCCAATGATCGAGATATTCAGTTTATGGGAATGGCAGTGGGTCCTGCTCCATATAACAGATTTTCAGGTCAAAATGCTCCTGATCCTGGAAATTCCCATGGAAGGCCAGGTGGATATGGTCCTCCTAGTGGTCACACAATGGTTCCAGAACAACTCGAATCTGGTCATCCACAAGATACTCGTGGACCATGCAAAGTTCTTCTGAGGCAGCATGATGGTTTAGAGGGAAAAGACAAAGAACAGAAGTGGGATGATATGATGGCAACCAATGCATCATATCCTGGGAAGGCAGACCATCAAAGAAAGTCATCATGGGAGAATGGCTGGAGTGCAGATGAGAAGAACAATAAAGAGAGGAATACAAGAAGAATTGGCGAAGAATTTTCTTCCGAGGCCAAAGGCAACCAAGGAGGTGTTAAAGTGAAACCTCTTGAACATGTAGGAAATTGGAAGGCAGCTGATGACAGTTCAGTTAAGAAACTGGAACATGCAGCATCTGGTTTTCCAGAAGTTTCAACCGCCCCAAAGGATCCTAGTCTAATCAGGAAAATAGAAGGTTTAAATGCAAAGGCCAGGGCCTCTGATGGAAGGCAAGAAGTTAAATTTGCTTCTGGTAGGGAGGAGCATAAGAATAGATTACAAGGTGGTAATGCCAGGTCTAATCATTCTGCAAATGAAGCTGGTAATAGTTATGCATCTCTTGAAAGAACTCATGTCTCTGGCATTAGCGACACTGCTTCCCATGAAGACCACATTTTTGCTGAAGATAAGAGCCATGAGGTAACAGGTGCTATCGGAACAGCAAGCGccag GAGATCAACTCATGGTATGCATGGGAGACCTGATCATCATGGTAAAGGGAGATTCAGTACCCAAGAGGCTGAAGGGTGGCGGAGAAGATCCCATGTTGCAGACTTGCCGAGTGTGTTGTCGTCTTCTCATTTTGAAAGTTCTAATGTTCATAGGCAAGACCATAATCCTACAGAGGCAACTGAAAAGTCTGGGTCATATCATCAAGGGAAGGATGATGGAGAATCTGTGCCACCTCACTCTGATCCCAGTGATAGCCAGGTgcaa cGTGCTAAGATGAAAGAGCTAGCCATTCAACGGGTTAAACAACGCGAGAAGGAAGAGGAGGAACGCGCTAGAGATCAAAAGGCCAAGGCACTTGCTAAATTGGCAGAGTTGAATAAGCGGACTAAGGCAGCGGAGAGTTTAAGTGAGCTGCTTCCAGGGATGCCGAAGGCCACCCACAAGGAATCTGTTGTGATACATGACCAATTGGAGCCACTGCAACAGGAAGCTAGTCGTGCTGATGGTGATCACCCTGATAATGCCCCAGAGACTTATGACAATAGAGCTTCTAAGCAGAAGCGTGTGAGCTACAGACAAAGGCTGAATGGTCCCTTGGAAAAGACTTGCAATGATAAGTTAATGACTTCTATAATTGAGGCACCAAAAAATGTTACTGATGTAGCAGCCAATGCTCCTGTTTCTATCGAGGGTGCAAATGAAATGACCACAAGCCCTGAATCGACTTTGCCCATCAACCCAACTGCCACGACCGAGTCTTCAGTACATCATGGTAGAAGAAAGAGCAAAACTGGAAAGAAGTACAAAGTGGAGGAGGCATCATCTATGGCAGTAGTTTTAACTGCAACCCTATCAAAAGAAATAACTGCTATAGACATTTCGGTTGAAAGTAGTAAGTCCAAGGCTTCTGAATCTGTGTCAGATCCAAGCGCCCAGACTGATTCCAGAGATGGAAATCAGTCTTTGGATCAACGCACATCATCACCAAATGAAGAAGTTCAAGGCAGAGTAAATAATCAGTGGAAATCTCAATATTCTCGCAGGATGCCGAGGAATCCACAAGCTAATAAATCAACTGAGAAATTCCAAAGTGGTGATGCTGTTATCTGGGCGCCTGTGCGGTCGCACAATAAAATTGAGGCTACTGATGAAGCCATTCAGAAGACTCTGGCTGATGCCATTAGGGAACCCATGAAGAGTGATCAGCAAGTGCAGAATAATACAAGAAATAAACGGGCAGAAATGGAAAGATACATTCCGAAGTCTGTAGCCAAAGAAATGGCTCAGCAAGGAAGTAGTCCCCATTCAGCGGCGCCATTAATCAATCAGATTACACCAGATGAGACTGTTGGAAGACCTGAATCTCGTTCTCTGGGCAATGAAAGTTCTCAAAGCTCTGCCACAGGTATGGGAAAGGTAGTATCCATTTTAGAATCTAAGAATGGGGATGGCAGGCAAAATAAGTCAGGAAAAAGGTATGGATCATGGCGCCAACGGGGTTCATCTGAATCAACTATGTTCTTTACAAGTAAAACTGTTCAAAAATCAATTGAGCATCAAGTCCAGAAACCTGATGTAAGTTCAGCGAAAGAGCAACTGGGTCATTCTGATGAATGGAGCGACTCTGATGGTTGGAACATTCCTGAAAAATCTGAGGTGCCCATCACTGTCCCTGCTATAAAAGATCATGGTGCAACAGCCAGAGGTAGGCGGCAATCATACAGGGGACATAAAGGCACGGGATGTAGCCATGATCCTGATGAGAAGAGAATTAATACTGGGGACGCTGAAAAGGTTCATGTCCAAACTTTAGGTTCAGAGATGCATCAAGCAGACTCAGCTGcaacttcaaaagaaaatcGTGCTGTTGGGGAACGACCAGCATCTCATTGGCAACCCAAATCCCAGCCAATTTCAGCAACTAATCATCCAGGAAGCAGGGCCAGTGGTGGTCAGAACACAGGCTCCGAAGTTGCTAGGGGTAATAAAAAGGATTCCACTTCTCAAAATGGTGTGCCAGTTCTGCCTCAACCTGACAAGGATATTGCTGCAGAGGCCCAGTCCCATCCTGATGGCTCTCTGTCTGCAAGGAGCAATTTGGAAGAAGATCCTAGCACTGGGCATCTAGAGGGTAAGAAGGAAAGGAAGATAGCATCACATAAAGGACATCCGGCTGAACCATCTCCTTTGAATATGGATTTTCAACAACGTGTGTCTTCAGGGTTCCGAAAAAATGGAAACCAAAACAGCCGCTTTGGCAGAGAGCATGATTCTCGTGGTGGCGAGTGGGGTGGTTCTGGGAAAGATAATGAGCACCATAACCGTGAAAGGCAGAGACAGAATTCACATTATGAGTACCAGCCAGTAGGGCCTCAGTATAATAACAAAGCTAACAATTATGAATCTTCAAAAGATGGTTCTCATAATTCTGTTGCAAGGTCCAGGGAGAGAGGTCAGAGTAACACAAGGCGTGGTGGGGGGAATTCTCATGGGCGGCAACCTGGTGGTGCTCGAGTAGATGCCAATTATGATTAG
- the LOC118057469 gene encoding protein MODIFIER OF SNC1 1 isoform X2: MTSSTLTGDRRYAPARRGGMTSLGKIAVPKPINLPSQRLENHGLDPNVEIVPKGTHSWGTRSSSSTPNAWGSSTLSPNTDGGSGSPSHLSGRPSSGGSGTRPSTASSDRTHDPIASAWGTNSRPSSASGALTSNQTSFTSLRPCSAETRPGSSQLSRFAEPLSDNSAAWVATGTAEKLGGTSSKSEGFSLTSGDFPTLGSEKENSGKNTESQDHDSYSRPGSSSGGVAPGKESAENSAGDASLNTNAKMEPANSWRRENPMCSEDGLRPSMEKWHPDHQLYPNSNIRPQNYDSWHAPPVNNPPGGVWYRGPPGGPPFAPPIAPGGFPMEPFPYYCPQIPPTALANPQQGPPPGPGPRGPHPTNGDMYRPHMHDAFMRPGMPFRPGFYPGPVPYEGYYASHMGYCNSNDRDIQFMGMAVGPAPYNRFSGQNAPDPGNSHGRPGGYGPPSGHTMVPEQLESGHPQDTRGPCKVLLRQHDGLEGKDKEQKWDDMMATNASYPGKADHQRKSSWENGWSADEKNNKERNTRRIGEEFSSEAKGNQGGVKVKPLEHVGNWKAADDSSVKKLEHAASGFPEVSTAPKDPSLIRKIEGLNAKARASDGRQEVKFASGREEHKNRLQGGNARSNHSANEAGNSYASLERTHVSGISDTASHEDHIFAEDKSHEVTGAIGTASARRSTHGMHGRPDHHGKGRFSTQEAEGWRRRSHVADLPSVLSSSHFESSNVHRQDHNPTEATEKSGSYHQGKDDGESVPPHSDPSDSQRAKMKELAIQRVKQREKEEEERARDQKAKALAKLAELNKRTKAAESLSELLPGMPKATHKESVVIHDQLEPLQQEASRADGDHPDNAPETYDNRASKQKRVSYRQRLNGPLEKTCNDKLMTSIIEAPKNVTDVAANAPVSIEGANEMTTSPESTLPINPTATTESSVHHGRRKSKTGKKYKVEEASSMAVVLTATLSKEITAIDISVESSKSKASESVSDPSAQTDSRDGNQSLDQRTSSPNEEVQGRVNNQWKSQYSRRMPRNPQANKSTEKFQSGDAVIWAPVRSHNKIEATDEAIQKTLADAIREPMKSDQQVQNNTRNKRAEMERYIPKSVAKEMAQQGSSPHSAAPLINQITPDETVGRPESRSLGNESSQSSATGMGKVVSILESKNGDGRQNKSGKRYGSWRQRGSSESTMFFTSKTVQKSIEHQVQKPDVSSAKEQLGHSDEWSDSDGWNIPEKSEVPITVPAIKDHGATARGRRQSYRGHKGTGCSHDPDEKRINTGDAEKVHVQTLGSEMHQADSAATSKENRAVGERPASHWQPKSQPISATNHPGSRASGGQNTGSEVARGNKKDSTSQNGVPVLPQPDKDIAAEAQSHPDGSLSARSNLEEDPSTGHLEGKKERKIASHKGHPAEPSPLNMDFQQRVSSGFRKNGNQNSRFGREHDSRGGEWGGSGKDNEHHNRERQRQNSHYEYQPVGPQYNNKANNYESSKDGSHNSVARSRERGQSNTRRGGGNSHGRQPGGARVDANYD; encoded by the exons ATGACATCAAGTACGTTGACCGGAGATCGCAG ATATGCTCCTGCAAGAAGAGGTGGCATGACAAGTTTGGGGAAAATCGCTGTTCCCAAACCAATAAACCTACCCAGCCAAAG GTTAGAAAATCATGGTCTGGACCCGAATGTTGAAATTGTGCCCAA GGGTACCCATAGCTGGGGCACTAGATCATCTTCTTCCACTCCTAATGCCTGGGGTTCTTCAACGCTGTCTCCAAATACTGATGGTGGTAGTGGTTCACCAAGCCATCTGAGTGGTCGCCCCTCATCTGGTGGAAGTGGCACTCGACCATCAACTGCAAGCAGTGATAGAACCCACGATCCCATTGCTAGTGCATGGGGTACAAATTCTAGGCCATCTTCAGCATCAGGAGCTTTGACATCGAATCAAACATCATTTACATCATTGCGTCCTTGCAGTGCAGAAACAAGACCTGGCAGCTCGCAGTTATCCCGTTTCGCTGAGCCCTTATCTGATAATTCAGCGGCTTGGGTTGCAACTGGAACAGCAGAAAAGTTG GGAGGGACATCCTCTAAGAGCGAGGGGTTTTCTTTGACTTCTGGAGATTTTCCAACACTTGGTTCAGAGAAAGAAAACTCTGGAAAAAACACGGAGTCCCAAG ATCATGATTCTTACAGTCGTCCTGGTTCATCATCGGGTGGAGTAGCTCCAGGGAAAGAGAGTGCTGAAAATTCTGCAG GTGATGCTTCTTTAAACACAAATGCAAAGATGGAACCTGCAAATTCTTGGAGAAGAGAGAATCCCATGTGCAGTGAAGATGGGTTGAGGCCTAGCATGGAGAAGTGGCACCCTGATCACCAATTGTATCCTAATTCTAATATTCGCCCACAGAATTATGATTCTTGGCATGCCCCCCCTGTAAATAACCCTCCAGGTGGTGTTTGGTACAGAGGACCTCCAGGTGGTCCACCTTTTGCGCCGCCAATAGCACCTGGTGGCTTTCCCATGGAGCCATTTCCTTATTACTGTCCACAGATTCCACCTACTGCTCTTGCCAACCCACAACAAGGTCCTCCACCAGGACCTGGACCAAGAGGACCCCATCCAACAAATGGAGATATGTACAGACCCCACATGCATGATGCTTTTATGCGTCCAGGCATGCCATTTCGTCCAGGCTTTTATCCTGGACCAGTTCCTTACGAGGGCTATTACGCTTCTCACATGGGCTACTGCAACTCCAATGATCGAGATATTCAGTTTATGGGAATGGCAGTGGGTCCTGCTCCATATAACAGATTTTCAGGTCAAAATGCTCCTGATCCTGGAAATTCCCATGGAAGGCCAGGTGGATATGGTCCTCCTAGTGGTCACACAATGGTTCCAGAACAACTCGAATCTGGTCATCCACAAGATACTCGTGGACCATGCAAAGTTCTTCTGAGGCAGCATGATGGTTTAGAGGGAAAAGACAAAGAACAGAAGTGGGATGATATGATGGCAACCAATGCATCATATCCTGGGAAGGCAGACCATCAAAGAAAGTCATCATGGGAGAATGGCTGGAGTGCAGATGAGAAGAACAATAAAGAGAGGAATACAAGAAGAATTGGCGAAGAATTTTCTTCCGAGGCCAAAGGCAACCAAGGAGGTGTTAAAGTGAAACCTCTTGAACATGTAGGAAATTGGAAGGCAGCTGATGACAGTTCAGTTAAGAAACTGGAACATGCAGCATCTGGTTTTCCAGAAGTTTCAACCGCCCCAAAGGATCCTAGTCTAATCAGGAAAATAGAAGGTTTAAATGCAAAGGCCAGGGCCTCTGATGGAAGGCAAGAAGTTAAATTTGCTTCTGGTAGGGAGGAGCATAAGAATAGATTACAAGGTGGTAATGCCAGGTCTAATCATTCTGCAAATGAAGCTGGTAATAGTTATGCATCTCTTGAAAGAACTCATGTCTCTGGCATTAGCGACACTGCTTCCCATGAAGACCACATTTTTGCTGAAGATAAGAGCCATGAGGTAACAGGTGCTATCGGAACAGCAAGCGccag GAGATCAACTCATGGTATGCATGGGAGACCTGATCATCATGGTAAAGGGAGATTCAGTACCCAAGAGGCTGAAGGGTGGCGGAGAAGATCCCATGTTGCAGACTTGCCGAGTGTGTTGTCGTCTTCTCATTTTGAAAGTTCTAATGTTCATAGGCAAGACCATAATCCTACAGAGGCAACTGAAAAGTCTGGGTCATATCATCAAGGGAAGGATGATGGAGAATCTGTGCCACCTCACTCTGATCCCAGTGATAGCCAG cGTGCTAAGATGAAAGAGCTAGCCATTCAACGGGTTAAACAACGCGAGAAGGAAGAGGAGGAACGCGCTAGAGATCAAAAGGCCAAGGCACTTGCTAAATTGGCAGAGTTGAATAAGCGGACTAAGGCAGCGGAGAGTTTAAGTGAGCTGCTTCCAGGGATGCCGAAGGCCACCCACAAGGAATCTGTTGTGATACATGACCAATTGGAGCCACTGCAACAGGAAGCTAGTCGTGCTGATGGTGATCACCCTGATAATGCCCCAGAGACTTATGACAATAGAGCTTCTAAGCAGAAGCGTGTGAGCTACAGACAAAGGCTGAATGGTCCCTTGGAAAAGACTTGCAATGATAAGTTAATGACTTCTATAATTGAGGCACCAAAAAATGTTACTGATGTAGCAGCCAATGCTCCTGTTTCTATCGAGGGTGCAAATGAAATGACCACAAGCCCTGAATCGACTTTGCCCATCAACCCAACTGCCACGACCGAGTCTTCAGTACATCATGGTAGAAGAAAGAGCAAAACTGGAAAGAAGTACAAAGTGGAGGAGGCATCATCTATGGCAGTAGTTTTAACTGCAACCCTATCAAAAGAAATAACTGCTATAGACATTTCGGTTGAAAGTAGTAAGTCCAAGGCTTCTGAATCTGTGTCAGATCCAAGCGCCCAGACTGATTCCAGAGATGGAAATCAGTCTTTGGATCAACGCACATCATCACCAAATGAAGAAGTTCAAGGCAGAGTAAATAATCAGTGGAAATCTCAATATTCTCGCAGGATGCCGAGGAATCCACAAGCTAATAAATCAACTGAGAAATTCCAAAGTGGTGATGCTGTTATCTGGGCGCCTGTGCGGTCGCACAATAAAATTGAGGCTACTGATGAAGCCATTCAGAAGACTCTGGCTGATGCCATTAGGGAACCCATGAAGAGTGATCAGCAAGTGCAGAATAATACAAGAAATAAACGGGCAGAAATGGAAAGATACATTCCGAAGTCTGTAGCCAAAGAAATGGCTCAGCAAGGAAGTAGTCCCCATTCAGCGGCGCCATTAATCAATCAGATTACACCAGATGAGACTGTTGGAAGACCTGAATCTCGTTCTCTGGGCAATGAAAGTTCTCAAAGCTCTGCCACAGGTATGGGAAAGGTAGTATCCATTTTAGAATCTAAGAATGGGGATGGCAGGCAAAATAAGTCAGGAAAAAGGTATGGATCATGGCGCCAACGGGGTTCATCTGAATCAACTATGTTCTTTACAAGTAAAACTGTTCAAAAATCAATTGAGCATCAAGTCCAGAAACCTGATGTAAGTTCAGCGAAAGAGCAACTGGGTCATTCTGATGAATGGAGCGACTCTGATGGTTGGAACATTCCTGAAAAATCTGAGGTGCCCATCACTGTCCCTGCTATAAAAGATCATGGTGCAACAGCCAGAGGTAGGCGGCAATCATACAGGGGACATAAAGGCACGGGATGTAGCCATGATCCTGATGAGAAGAGAATTAATACTGGGGACGCTGAAAAGGTTCATGTCCAAACTTTAGGTTCAGAGATGCATCAAGCAGACTCAGCTGcaacttcaaaagaaaatcGTGCTGTTGGGGAACGACCAGCATCTCATTGGCAACCCAAATCCCAGCCAATTTCAGCAACTAATCATCCAGGAAGCAGGGCCAGTGGTGGTCAGAACACAGGCTCCGAAGTTGCTAGGGGTAATAAAAAGGATTCCACTTCTCAAAATGGTGTGCCAGTTCTGCCTCAACCTGACAAGGATATTGCTGCAGAGGCCCAGTCCCATCCTGATGGCTCTCTGTCTGCAAGGAGCAATTTGGAAGAAGATCCTAGCACTGGGCATCTAGAGGGTAAGAAGGAAAGGAAGATAGCATCACATAAAGGACATCCGGCTGAACCATCTCCTTTGAATATGGATTTTCAACAACGTGTGTCTTCAGGGTTCCGAAAAAATGGAAACCAAAACAGCCGCTTTGGCAGAGAGCATGATTCTCGTGGTGGCGAGTGGGGTGGTTCTGGGAAAGATAATGAGCACCATAACCGTGAAAGGCAGAGACAGAATTCACATTATGAGTACCAGCCAGTAGGGCCTCAGTATAATAACAAAGCTAACAATTATGAATCTTCAAAAGATGGTTCTCATAATTCTGTTGCAAGGTCCAGGGAGAGAGGTCAGAGTAACACAAGGCGTGGTGGGGGGAATTCTCATGGGCGGCAACCTGGTGGTGCTCGAGTAGATGCCAATTATGATTAG